From one Lotus japonicus ecotype B-129 chromosome 3, LjGifu_v1.2 genomic stretch:
- the LOC130749237 gene encoding uncharacterized protein LOC130749237, translating into MGDRKGDARIYVISVLFLACTIGGGVLLFVYIRAPDLESVTLYLIVGMTLVAIPWLFWLLIYMYRCFRPVNVQFDENHHNHIGNSRKGSPKSGLTTSVTSPYGVKSSDHSPASGERRVHFGAIVEMEDGFGGGGCGLEDRCKGDAEMLQHHELKEEHAIPSLVLVEPRESELPLKPLHCKPES; encoded by the coding sequence ATGGGAGATAGAAAAGGGGACGCTAGAATATATGTCATCTCTGTTTTATTCTTGGCATGCACCATCGGTGGAGGAGTCCTCCTTTTCGTGTACATACGAGCCCCAGATTTAGAATCTGTAACGTTATATCTCATTGTTGGCATGACCTTGGTTGCAATTCCATGGCTGTTTTGGCTTCTCATCTACATGTATAGATGCTTTAGACCTGTAAATGTTCAATTTGATGAGAATCACCACAATCATATTGGTAATAGCAGAAAAGGGTCACCAAAATCTGGACTTACAACCTCTGTTACCAGCCCTTATGGTGTGAAATCCTCTGATCATTCTCCTGCTTCTGGAGAGCGTCGCGTTCATTTTGGAGCAATTGTTGAGATGGAGGATggttttggtggtggtggttgtggcctAGAAGACCGCTGCAAAGGTGATGCTGAGATGTTACAGCACCATGAGTTGAAGGAAGAACATGCTATACCATCATTAGTATTGGTTGAGCCTAGAGAAAGTGAATTGCCTTTAAAACCCTTACATTGCAAGCCTGAATCTTAG